DNA sequence from the Phycisphaerae bacterium genome:
CGTCGACGGTCGTGACGGCGCGGCCAAGTGCGGCGAACGGCGCGAACTATCAAAAAAGACGCTCGATTTCATCGTCAACGGTGCGTCGAAGGGGACGCGAAACACCCGACTGTTCTCGGCAGCTTGTGACATGCGCGGGTGCGGTTATTCCGTGGCCGAGGCGCGCGAGAAACTTCTAACGATCGCCCTGCGGTGCGGACTAAACGACGACGAGGCCGGGGCGACAATCGGTTCCGCGTTTTCCAACGAAAGGGAACCGGCGTGCCCGACATTCCCTGGCTTTCAGGTCGGCGCATACGACCCCGATACCGGGAAACTCATCCTCTCTCCATCCGATCCGTTGCCGTCAGCGCGCGCGTTCCTGCGTGAACGGTTTACCGTTGACAAAATGTTGATTCTTCGCTTTTACGCCGGCGTCTTTTTCGTCTGGCGAGAAAATCGCTACACCCTACTGGCAGATGACGAACTCCGTTCGATTCTCTACACCTTTACCGAAAACACTCTCAGGCCGAAAACAACACGGGAAGGGCGCGTCAAATTAGTTCCGTTTCACCCGACCAAGAACAAGGTCAATAACATTATTGACGCCATCAAGGCGGAGTCGTTCTTGTCAGCGGGCATCAATCCCCCGGCTTGGTTGATCGACCGGCCTTCGTTCCCATCGGCGGACCTGTTGTTGCCGTTTCGGTCGGGAATTCTGGATATTCCGACGCGCCGGATTCTCGCACCATCGCCGATGTTGTTCTCTACGTCGGCGCTGACATACGATTATACCGAGAATGCCCCGAGGCCATACGCGTGGATCAAGTTCCTCAGCGAGTTATGGCCGGATGACCCGCAGTCCATCGCCACGTTACAGGAGTGGTTCGGGTACTGTCTAACGGGCGACACGTCACAGCAGAAGATGTTGCTACTGCTCGGGCCGAAGCGATCCGGCAAGGGGACAATCGGCCGCGTTTTAGGTGCGCTCGTAGGCCCCGCAAACGTGGTCGGGCCCACGACGTCGAGTCTTGCAATGAACTTTGGCCTGCAACCTCTTATCGGCAAGGCGTTGGCCATCGTGTCGGACGCGCGATTCGGCGGAAAACTGGATTTATCCACGATTATCGAAAGGCTCCTTTGCATCAGCGGCGAAGATAACCTGACGATTCCGCGAAAGTACCTCGGCGATGCGACCCTGAAGTTGTCTACAAAATTCATGTTCCTTGCGAACGAATTGCCGCGAGTGGCTGACACGTCCGGGGCGTTGGCCGGGCGGTTTATTGTCCTAATACTCCGCCATTCTTTTTTCGGGAGGGAGGACACCGAACTAACAAAAAAACTAATGGGCGAACTGGCCGGAATTCTATTGTGGGCGCTGGAGGGATGGGAGCGCCTTCACGCCCGCGGCCATTTCGTCAATCCGGAATCCAGTAGTGACGCCATACAGGAGCTGGCCGACCTTGCCAGTCCCGTGGCGGCGTTTGTCCGAGATCGATGCGTTCTGGGACCCCAGTACGAAGCGTACATTGAGGGACTGCACGACGAATGGAAAGAGTGGTGCGAGGAAAACGGACGGGATCATCCGGGCACTCGGCAGACTTTCGGCCGGGACTTGATCGCTGCACTTCCTGGCCTTCGTCGATCCCGGCCGAGGGATGGCGAACTACGACGGCGGGCGTACGTCGGAATCGGCCTTCGCAAGTATTATGGTCCAGGTGGTCCGCAGTGGTCCACGACCCAGCCCATTGAGCCCCGGATTCCGGGGGGATTCTAGTCGCGTCACCATGAATACAACGGTCCGCAGTTTATTCATCGGGAAAACAGTGGCGGTGTACGCGGACCACCGCGGACCAGCCCCCCACTGTGACGCTAACGATTTTGAAAAAAGCAAGGCTGCGGGCCATCGATGTGAGAGCCGTGCATGCGACCGAGGGGGCGGCGTTCACCAGTACCTGAGAAGGAATGTTGTTGATCAACAACAAACGGCGATGGGCCGTGGTTAGCAAATTACCGGAACATGTTGTGGAAAAGCGCAACGAGGTGACAACGACGGTTCCTTCCGAATGGCCGGCCCCCCCAGCCGCCTGGCCCGAACTATTGACCGACGTTGAACTCGCCCAGTACCTCCGCATGGACATGGCCGGGCACGATCCAGCGAGCGCCAAGCGGGCCCTGCGGTTCATTCGCCGCACCCAGAACTTACCGGACGTCGGCCGAATCGCTGGTCGAGTTTTGTTTCGTCGGGCAGCCGTGGACGAATGGCTTGCCGGCCGTGAGCGCCGGCAAGTCGCTCCTGCTGCCGCGGTGAAAGACGAACATGCAAAGGCACTGCAAGATGATGACAGAAACGTGAGACCTTGAGCAGTCCGTTGAGCCGCACGGATATATCCGAGCGGCCGAAGTTAGTTCAACGTCTCCGGACATTCTCAAAACCAAAGCTTCTCAGCTGACCCCGCATCGATTTGCGTGGGCGCGACCGGGTTCGCCCGGTCCCCGCCCATCGTGCGCGCATGCGGCGCTTCTGGAGCCTAACTAAATGGGACAACATCTCATGACACACAAAGTCTCGATAATGCGGCGGTGGATGGAACCACCGCCTAAAGGCCAAGAGGGCCAACCGATCCCCAAGCACCTTTGGCCCCGGCGCCGCAAACACGTTTGGATTGTACGATGGTTTGCGCAGGGGCCGGGCGGGAAGATTATGCGTCCTGCGCGGACCTTTTCCGACCGCAACGAGGCCGAGGTTTTTCGAGCACAGAAGATGGCCGAGTTCGAGCGCGCCCCTCAGCAAAGGAAGGTTCAACGACGGGTGACGCTGGGTGACTTCATTGTCGAATTCGTACAGCTACGGACAGGGCCTCGAGGGCAGCGTCTAAAGGCGACATCCCTTGAGGCCTCCCGATACTGCCTTGAGCGATTCGCGTCGTACGCGGGCAAAGGAACACAGCTAGTGACCATATCGCCCGCAATAGCCGTGCGGTTCATATCAGCCATCCGCGAGGGCGATTCGAAAAAACGGCCGAGCCCGGCCACGGTCAACCGTCTTAAACGAACACTCAGGGCCGCCTTCAGCGTGGCGGTGTCGCCGCTTGGATACATCCGCGAAAATCCCTTTCTGGGAATTCGGTCGGATCGCGTCGCGCAACCGGCAATCCGATACGTTTCACCAACCGAATTTACTGCCCTCGTCGAAGCGGCGCGGACACGAAAAGACCAGGCCGACCTCTGGTGGGAATCCTTTTTGACGGTCTGTTACACCGCCGGCCTCCGCTATGGTGAGGCCCTCAATTTGACTTGGTCGGATGTCGATTTCGAAGGCGACGAGATCACCGTGTCTACAAAAACCGAAAGCGAACACACCCTGGATTGGACTCCAAAGGATTACGAAAACAGGACGATTCCGGTACCATCTGAGACGATCGCGCTATTGGCCAGGCTCCAACAGAATTGCCGCAAGGGGCATGCCTACGTGTTCCTGCCCCTCGATCGTTTCGAACTGATAAAGGCGGCAATGAAAAAAGAACTGTGGCCTGAGGGCCGAAACATGATCAACAACTTCAACCGAGGATTCCGGTCCGTCGTTGAGCACGCGGCCAGACAAGCACCAAGCCTGATCGACAAATCGGGGAAGCCCACGGTCTCAATCCACGACCTGCGACGATCGGCCATTACCAACTGGTCGAGGTTTGCTAATATCCAGACCGTCATGAAGATGGCTGGTCACAGCAGCGTAGGGACGACTCAGCGCTACTACGCCGCTGCCACGCAAGACCAGCTCGACCTGATTCGGGAGGCGAGTCGGGCAGCCGTCTTGGTTGGCCAACCGAGGCAAAGTGACCCAAAAGTGACCCAAAACGGGGTTTCGGGGGTTGAAAAACCCCGCCGCTATGCTAAAAAGTCTTTGTCCGACAAAGAGTTGCGCCCGTAGCTCAGCTGGATAGAGCACCGGATTTCTAATCCGGCGGTCGCAGGTTCGAATCCTGCCGGGCGCGGTGCATCTCTGAGAGGGCCCGTCGATCACCGATTCCACTGCAGCGCCTCGGACAGCGGTTTTTTCACCAGATCCGGGACGGTCGCATCCGCCGCCGGATACCCGACGGGAATCAGCAGATACGGCTTCTCATTCTCCGGTCGGCGGCAGATCGTTCGCAGGAAGTTCATCGGACTCGGTGTATGTGTCAGCGTCGCCAGCCCCAGTTGATGACACGCCATCAGGAAAAACCCCGCCGCGATGCCCGCGCTCTCGGAGGGGTAGTAGTTCTTCAGCCGCCGTCCGCCCTCCTCCACCCAATCGATCCGAAATAGCACCACCAGCCACGGCGCAATTTCCAGAAACGGCTTCTCCCACGTCGTGCCGATCGGCTCCAGCGCCTCCAACCACTCCTGCGGCATCCGATGGTCGTAGCTCTCCCGCTCCTCGGCCTCGGCGGCCAGGCGAATCTCCCGCTTCATTACCGGATCATCGACAACCACAAACCGCCACGGCTTGCGGTTCGCCCCGCTCGGAGCCGAATGCCCCACCGCCACGGCCT
Encoded proteins:
- a CDS encoding phage/plasmid primase, P4 family; protein product: MQHACIALARRGWHVLPVGCDKKPLLKNWPREATTDPERIRAWWGSCYRNAQIGVTTGARSGIVVIDIDPRHDGDKGIAQLESQFGTLPQTITATTPGGGRHYYFCYPTGIEIRNATKLGGAPGVDVRGEGGYVVAPPSIGANGRAYEWTSAIDVAAELPAAWIELLSKKNKPAVDGRDGAAKCGERRELSKKTLDFIVNGASKGTRNTRLFSAACDMRGCGYSVAEAREKLLTIALRCGLNDDEAGATIGSAFSNEREPACPTFPGFQVGAYDPDTGKLILSPSDPLPSARAFLRERFTVDKMLILRFYAGVFFVWRENRYTLLADDELRSILYTFTENTLRPKTTREGRVKLVPFHPTKNKVNNIIDAIKAESFLSAGINPPAWLIDRPSFPSADLLLPFRSGILDIPTRRILAPSPMLFSTSALTYDYTENAPRPYAWIKFLSELWPDDPQSIATLQEWFGYCLTGDTSQQKMLLLLGPKRSGKGTIGRVLGALVGPANVVGPTTSSLAMNFGLQPLIGKALAIVSDARFGGKLDLSTIIERLLCISGEDNLTIPRKYLGDATLKLSTKFMFLANELPRVADTSGALAGRFIVLILRHSFFGREDTELTKKLMGELAGILLWALEGWERLHARGHFVNPESSSDAIQELADLASPVAAFVRDRCVLGPQYEAYIEGLHDEWKEWCEENGRDHPGTRQTFGRDLIAALPGLRRSRPRDGELRRRAYVGIGLRKYYGPGGPQWSTTQPIEPRIPGGF
- a CDS encoding site-specific integrase — its product is MRPARTFSDRNEAEVFRAQKMAEFERAPQQRKVQRRVTLGDFIVEFVQLRTGPRGQRLKATSLEASRYCLERFASYAGKGTQLVTISPAIAVRFISAIREGDSKKRPSPATVNRLKRTLRAAFSVAVSPLGYIRENPFLGIRSDRVAQPAIRYVSPTEFTALVEAARTRKDQADLWWESFLTVCYTAGLRYGEALNLTWSDVDFEGDEITVSTKTESEHTLDWTPKDYENRTIPVPSETIALLARLQQNCRKGHAYVFLPLDRFELIKAAMKKELWPEGRNMINNFNRGFRSVVEHAARQAPSLIDKSGKPTVSIHDLRRSAITNWSRFANIQTVMKMAGHSSVGTTQRYYAAATQDQLDLIREASRAAVLVGQPRQSDPKVTQNGVSGVEKPRRYAKKSLSDKELRP
- a CDS encoding nitroreductase family protein, with amino-acid sequence MPARMIPYQLTERSAAWQAERARSLLAEMEARRSCRFFSDRVVPRELIEQAVAVGHSAPSGANRKPWRFVVVDDPVMKREIRLAAEAEERESYDHRMPQEWLEALEPIGTTWEKPFLEIAPWLVVLFRIDWVEEGGRRLKNYYPSESAGIAAGFFLMACHQLGLATLTHTPSPMNFLRTICRRPENEKPYLLIPVGYPAADATVPDLVKKPLSEALQWNR